The Anaerobaca lacustris genome has a window encoding:
- a CDS encoding PEP-CTERM sorting domain-containing protein: MKRLFFIGLIVLVSGIGAQAAQTFFGEDLNGSPTVPLAAWPNATAASNSFMSWLDGVGTESFEAMTVGAAPTTLTFPVPGGTITANFTGDMVVGDGVFRGRYATDGDQYLTGYTGTFSIEFSEPVAAFGFFGIDVGDFGGQMTVTTNDGTVYTISHSTGTGEGSPPDGAVLFWGLIDTDNPFTSLVFGNDSGGVDGFGFDQMTVGTIEQVNPVIPAPGAILLGSIGAGLVGWMRRRKTL, translated from the coding sequence ATGAAAAGGTTGTTCTTCATTGGTCTGATCGTGCTGGTGTCCGGCATCGGCGCCCAGGCGGCGCAGACGTTCTTCGGTGAGGACCTGAACGGCAGTCCGACGGTCCCCCTCGCCGCATGGCCGAACGCGACTGCAGCCAGCAACAGCTTCATGTCGTGGCTCGACGGCGTCGGGACGGAGAGCTTCGAGGCAATGACCGTCGGTGCGGCGCCCACGACGTTGACCTTTCCGGTGCCGGGCGGCACGATCACCGCGAACTTCACCGGTGATATGGTAGTCGGCGACGGCGTCTTCCGTGGCCGCTACGCCACCGACGGGGACCAGTACCTCACCGGGTACACCGGGACGTTCTCGATCGAGTTCAGCGAGCCGGTGGCGGCCTTTGGGTTCTTCGGGATCGACGTCGGCGATTTCGGCGGTCAGATGACGGTCACGACGAACGACGGCACCGTCTATACGATTTCGCACTCGACCGGTACGGGCGAGGGCTCGCCTCCGGACGGCGCCGTTCTGTTCTGGGGCCTGATCGATACGGACAATCCGTTCACGTCTCTGGTCTTCGGCAACGACAGTGGCGGAGTGGATGGCTTCGGCTTCGATCAGATGACCGTCGGGACCATCGAACAGGTGAATCCGGTCATTCCCGCTCCGGGCGCGATTCTGCTGGGCAGCATCGGCGCCGGCCTAGTCGGTTGGATGCGGCGACGCAAGACGCTGTAA
- a CDS encoding PD-(D/E)XK nuclease family protein: protein MAVRFVLGRSGTGKTTHCVEAVARALREPSGPSLLFLVPEQATYEAERAILSSGPAGYHRLRVLSFNRLQFFLTGPAAGRTVSSIGRQMIVHKVLRDCRERLLLFRSTALLPGFARQIAETIRELHRYNTTPDDLDVLQAVGTGNASPVAAMKFADLALVFRAYTESIRGRFVDPDARASLACKRIADAEFLHGAQLWVDGFAGFTGAEMAMLVELLKVVDRAEIALNLDPALDCGLPSADCGLSGGLFEPTVRTYRELLARIEALQLDLRPPLLLKDAKRFADCPPLAHVERNLFRPGAAQAKADGRIRLVAAPDVRSEVRFVARQIRRLAQREGYRYRDIAVVASDLGRYEHALVAGFDDYEIPYFIDRRKPLSRHPVVELVTSALAAATGGFAGADVFAYLKSPLAPVDPVQVDALENYCLAFGVDGRDWLKPEPWRFRGPNDTDFDEDAIHKIRTGALAPLLDLQAAVVGRASPHDKASEDARPTRTAADFTRAVFTLLDTLKVQRTLADWVDEAQAAGDLAAADEHRQFFERFVDVFDELVEVFGADPMPPEDFLAILTAAFAQMTMAFIPPSLDQVLVGSIERSRHPNLKAVFLLGATQKQFPVPVPATGVLTDADRELAETAGVRLAPATTQTLAERQYLAYIAFTRPSQFLCISHPAADEKGGPVTRSQFVDDLADLFDDLPVDDGADAADIHTEAELAEWLCSGLGRDVFARDERADSRLEGLLGAMAADPAHRATADSVAVSLAYDNVATLAGPVVARLFAGPLKGSATRLATFAACPYKHFARYALDLQPRREFKLEPLDLGNFYHAVLDGLHKRLAADGQNFATVADDRLGELLAEQVEVFASHDPFIAKFRARCEHNAFIIANAAETLGECVLDIARMARAGAFRPVRSELPFGDVADEAGLKPLELSLPDGRALTLRGKIDRLDVAEIDGRRIALVFDYKRTKAGATFDWSQFHHGLNVQLPMYLLALAGEKNIDHVAGAFCLPIEQTPDSASIETVAQKAERSIRKARGLFDGQYAGGLDPEAGAHWSRFYNFCVTKDDGQYGRYATSGSLRPDDFNRVLAFTRETIVALAGGIVGGRIDVHPYRLGTASACSSCDFKAVCRFDWQINDYRFLDAKGKLDVIGGPVTS, encoded by the coding sequence ATGGCGGTTCGATTTGTTCTGGGCAGGAGCGGGACGGGCAAGACGACGCACTGCGTCGAGGCCGTCGCGCGGGCGCTGCGCGAGCCTTCGGGCCCGTCGCTGCTGTTTCTGGTGCCCGAGCAGGCGACGTACGAGGCCGAGCGGGCGATCCTGTCGAGCGGTCCGGCGGGCTATCACCGGCTGCGGGTCCTGTCGTTCAACCGCCTGCAATTCTTCCTGACCGGCCCGGCGGCGGGGCGGACCGTCTCGTCCATCGGCCGGCAGATGATCGTCCACAAGGTCCTGCGCGACTGCCGCGAGCGGTTGCTGCTCTTTCGCTCGACGGCGCTATTGCCGGGCTTCGCTCGTCAGATCGCCGAGACGATCCGCGAGTTGCACCGCTACAACACGACCCCCGACGACCTCGATGTTCTCCAGGCTGTGGGGACGGGGAATGCCTCGCCCGTGGCGGCGATGAAGTTCGCCGACCTGGCCCTGGTCTTCCGCGCGTACACCGAGTCGATTCGCGGGCGGTTCGTCGATCCCGACGCCCGCGCATCGCTGGCCTGCAAGCGGATCGCCGACGCCGAGTTCCTTCATGGCGCGCAGCTCTGGGTCGATGGCTTCGCCGGCTTCACCGGCGCCGAGATGGCGATGCTCGTCGAGTTGCTCAAGGTCGTCGATCGCGCCGAGATCGCGCTGAACCTCGATCCGGCCCTCGATTGCGGATTGCCGAGTGCAGATTGCGGATTGTCCGGCGGTTTGTTTGAGCCGACGGTGCGGACGTACCGCGAGTTGCTGGCGCGGATCGAGGCGCTCCAGCTCGACCTTCGCCCGCCGCTGCTGCTCAAAGACGCCAAGCGATTTGCTGACTGTCCGCCGCTGGCGCATGTCGAGAGGAACCTGTTCCGTCCCGGCGCCGCCCAGGCGAAGGCCGATGGGCGCATCCGCCTGGTGGCGGCGCCCGATGTGCGGAGCGAGGTGCGATTCGTCGCCCGGCAGATCCGAAGGCTGGCCCAACGCGAGGGCTATCGCTATCGTGACATTGCCGTCGTCGCCTCGGACCTCGGCCGCTACGAGCATGCCCTCGTCGCCGGCTTCGACGATTACGAGATTCCCTACTTCATCGACCGGCGCAAGCCGCTGAGCCGGCACCCGGTCGTCGAGCTGGTGACATCGGCCCTGGCGGCGGCGACGGGCGGATTCGCCGGCGCCGACGTCTTCGCCTACCTCAAGAGCCCGCTGGCCCCGGTCGATCCCGTGCAGGTCGATGCCCTGGAAAACTACTGCCTGGCCTTCGGCGTCGACGGCCGCGACTGGCTCAAGCCCGAGCCGTGGCGGTTCAGAGGCCCCAACGACACCGACTTCGACGAGGACGCCATCCACAAAATACGCACGGGAGCCCTCGCGCCGCTGCTGGATTTGCAGGCCGCCGTTGTAGGTCGTGCGTCCCCGCACGACAAGGCGAGCGAGGACGCTCGCCCTACGCGGACGGCCGCCGACTTCACGCGGGCGGTCTTCACGCTGCTCGATACGCTGAAGGTCCAGCGGACGCTGGCCGACTGGGTCGATGAAGCGCAAGCGGCGGGCGATCTGGCGGCGGCCGACGAGCACAGGCAGTTCTTCGAGCGGTTCGTGGACGTCTTCGACGAGCTGGTCGAGGTCTTCGGGGCCGATCCGATGCCGCCGGAGGACTTCCTCGCGATCCTGACGGCGGCGTTCGCGCAGATGACGATGGCGTTTATCCCGCCGAGCCTCGACCAGGTGCTGGTCGGCTCGATCGAGCGCAGCCGGCATCCGAACCTCAAGGCCGTCTTCCTGCTGGGCGCCACGCAGAAGCAGTTCCCCGTGCCGGTGCCCGCGACGGGCGTGCTGACGGACGCCGACCGCGAACTGGCCGAGACAGCGGGCGTGCGCCTGGCCCCGGCGACGACGCAGACGCTGGCCGAGCGGCAGTACCTGGCCTATATCGCCTTCACGCGGCCGTCACAGTTTCTGTGCATCAGTCATCCGGCGGCCGATGAGAAGGGCGGGCCCGTGACGCGGTCGCAGTTCGTCGATGACCTGGCGGACCTGTTCGACGACCTGCCCGTTGACGACGGGGCGGACGCGGCGGACATTCATACCGAGGCCGAATTGGCCGAGTGGCTGTGCAGCGGCCTGGGCCGCGACGTCTTCGCACGGGACGAGCGGGCCGATTCGCGGCTCGAAGGGCTGCTCGGTGCGATGGCGGCCGACCCAGCCCATCGGGCCACCGCCGATTCGGTCGCGGTGTCGCTGGCCTATGACAACGTCGCGACGCTGGCCGGCCCGGTCGTCGCACGGCTGTTCGCAGGCCCGCTGAAGGGCTCGGCGACGCGGCTGGCGACCTTCGCCGCCTGTCCCTACAAGCACTTCGCCCGCTACGCGCTCGATCTGCAGCCCCGTCGGGAGTTCAAGCTCGAACCGCTCGACCTGGGCAACTTCTATCACGCCGTGCTCGATGGCCTGCACAAGCGCCTGGCCGCCGACGGGCAGAACTTCGCCACCGTCGCCGACGACCGGCTGGGCGAATTGCTGGCCGAGCAGGTCGAGGTCTTCGCTTCGCACGACCCGTTCATTGCCAAGTTCCGGGCGCGCTGCGAGCACAATGCGTTCATCATCGCCAATGCCGCCGAGACTCTGGGCGAGTGCGTGCTCGACATCGCGCGCATGGCCCGCGCCGGCGCGTTCCGGCCGGTCCGCTCCGAGCTGCCCTTCGGCGACGTCGCTGACGAGGCGGGCCTCAAGCCGCTGGAGTTGTCCCTGCCCGATGGACGCGCGTTGACGCTGCGCGGCAAGATCGACCGGCTCGACGTCGCCGAGATCGACGGCCGACGCATCGCCCTGGTTTTCGACTACAAGCGAACGAAGGCCGGCGCGACGTTCGATTGGTCGCAGTTCCATCACGGCTTGAACGTCCAGCTTCCGATGTACCTGCTGGCCCTGGCCGGCGAGAAGAACATCGACCACGTCGCCGGGGCGTTCTGCCTGCCCATCGAACAGACGCCCGACAGCGCCTCGATCGAGACGGTGGCGCAGAAGGCCGAGCGTTCGATCCGCAAGGCCAGGGGCCTGTTCGACGGCCAGTACGCCGGCGGTCTCGACCCCGAGGCGGGCGCGCATTGGAGCCGGTTCTACAACTTCTGTGTCACGAAGGACGACGGCCAGTACGGGCGCTACGCGACCAGCGGGTCGCTGAGGCCCGACGACTTCAATCGCGTGCTGGCGTTCACGAGGGAAACGATCGTCGCGCTGGCCGGCGGAATCGTCGGCGGGCGGATCGACGTACATCCCTATCGGCTGGGCACCGCGTCGGCCTGCTCGTCGTGCGACTTCAAGGCGGTGTGTCGCTTCGACTGGCAGATCAACGACTATCGCTTCCTCGACGCCAAGGGCAAGCTCGACGTGATCGGAGGGCCGGTGACATCATGA